In the genome of Streptomyces sp. 846.5, the window GCGGACCAGAAGTACGGGCTGCCGGACGTCATCATGAGCAAGTGCCGGAGCGTGACCTGGTCCAGGCCGGGCGCGGCAGAGCCGGCCAGCTCGGGGTAGTACGTGAGTGCGGGGTCGTCCAGGGTGAGGCGGCCTTCGGCTTCGGCGATGCCAAGCGCTACGGATGTAAAGGTCTTCGAGACCGACCGCACGTCGACTCGGTCGTCCGAGCGGAGCCTGCGTTCGACCGGCTCGGCACCGCGGCGGTAGACGTGCACTCCGTAGAGTTCCATGCCCTCTCGTTCGGCGGACCGGACGAGGGCGTCAATGAGTTCTCGCATGGCGGGGAGCCTAATAGCGGGGTCTGACATTCGCGGCTGTCTGCGCCGCGTCACTATGGCCCTGCACGTCGGTCCTGGCCCCACAAACGCGGCGCCCTAGTCCTGCGGTGCCAGGGTGCGCAGGACGCAGAATTCGTTGCCCTCGGGGTCTGCCATGACCACCCAGCTCCGTTCCGAACCCTGGCCCACATCCGTCCGGGCAGCGCCGAGCTCCAGCAATCTGGTCACCTCGTCCTCGGTGCGGCCGTCGATCGGGCTGACGTCGAGGTGCAGCCGGTTCTTCACGGTCTTGCCCTCGGGCACCGGGATGAACAGCAGGGTGGGCGGCATCTGGCGGGCCCGGACGTCCTCGACGGTCGGCACCCACGAGCCGATCTCGACCATGGACCCGCTCCGGTCGATCACCTTGAAGTCCAGGACCTCGCACCAGAACGCCGCGAGCCGCTCCGGATCGTGGCAGTCGACGACCAACTCGGTGAACCTGCTTGCCATGACTCTCCCAGATCGTGCGGACGGGGCTCATCGTATTGGCCGCCCGAGCCGGGGGTCTGCCGCGCCCGCCGAGTGAACCCAGACTCACGGCGAACCCTCACTGGTCGACGTACTCGTACAGGGTCACGATCGAGTCCACAGTGGTCGCGGTACAGATCGACTCGTCGCCGTCCGCGTCCTTGTAGTAGAGCAGGCCGATCCTGGGATCGGGCCCCGCGTGTGCTCCGCTCGACGCCGGGCCGCGCAGCACCGGGGCCCGCCCGGCCACCCGGAACGGCTCCCCCGCCGGACGCAAGTGCGGCACGGACGAGGGGCCGCCGACGGGCGCCTGCGCGTCGGCGGCGGACACCGGTTGGGCGGCTCCGCAATCCGGCACGGGGGCGGCAGCGAGAAGGGCGGCGACAGCCGTGACGGCAGCGGCGGCGAGCGTCCCGCGTCGGAGCGTCGCCCG includes:
- a CDS encoding VOC family protein, coding for MASRFTELVVDCHDPERLAAFWCEVLDFKVIDRSGSMVEIGSWVPTVEDVRARQMPPTLLFIPVPEGKTVKNRLHLDVSPIDGRTEDEVTRLLELGAARTDVGQGSERSWVVMADPEGNEFCVLRTLAPQD